TACCTTGTGCATGCCCATGGAACATCTTACTGCAATTAATGAGGGATAGGGCAACAATTAAGCAAGGGATGCAGAAAACAGTTGTGACAGACTTTATCAGGCGTAATGCTCACATCACCGAGTTTTAGTTTTGAACACTGATTGATCACCTATCATCACAGATTAAGGAAACAGCTGGGCTGACCtagaaaaacaatacaaaattgGGCCTATAGTGTACTCATACATCATGACCTACTTGGTGTATTCTGCCTGCCTTCTTCCTCTCAATGTGGTTTCTGCTTATCTCCACCCTCCAGTATACTCTGCATTGCCTAATCTAGTAAATAGGTCAGTGTTATTTCAGCAGGTGTTTGACACTTCTGCTTCACAGAGAAAATAGTGTGGCAAAATGCATCTTAATAAGAGAACAAACAGTCAGGTCGACCCTCTTAGAGGAGATTGCCGAAAGTGTTGAGGACCACAACCTAGAAACCCCTTTTTGCTCTGCTTCAATCATTACGAAAACAGGAAAACCGCATGCAACTGCCTGCAGCCCACAATAAATAGTACACCCAGATTTCACACCAGGCAGCTGTGTGACTTTGGCTCTGCAGTGTAGGAGAAATCTTAAGTCCGTTAGCATGATGGCACACTTTTCTTCCTCTAACCAGAGCATCATTTTTAGAGCGACAACTCACTAGTCcacatttgtttctttttaaccatGATGAAAGGGATTAATCTCATGCCACATTATTGGCCCCATCCTCATCAAGGGACCCTACTGGCAATGAACagattactgtatatttggtaAACATAGCAATATCTACTGTGCATATTACACAACCAAGCAAATCAACTCACTTGACCCAACACTGTAGCtttatgttttcatgtaaagtgCTTATGTTTAACAAATGGGTATAACAGTACATTGCTTTACAAATAGTATTGCTGCTATGCAAAATGTTCTGCTACACTTGAAATATTCAGATATGCTACACTTGCAAAAGTCTTTGAAGCTGTACCAGCTGAACTTCTGCCTTATCTAACTCCACcttgcacacacgcacagacacacgcgcACTCACTTTCCATGCATCACCGCCTCTCATGTCAGTCCTCTTGATATTCTTACTACTGTGTCAAGCCCACCTCTCTTTTATCCTTCTCTCTCCCATAATCTCAGTGCCAGTGACATCATGCTCATGTTGCCCCACTGCCCTACTTACAAATGCAGGAAGGGagtgggagaggagggagacagGGGTTGATAGAGGAGAGGATGAGGCAGATGGTAGCAGGGGGTCTATGAATAGCCTCTCCAGCTGATGGTTACTGTGGGAAGGGGGGTGGGGATATTGGTGAAGAGAGGGAAGTTTCATCTCACAACTTACTTGATTCTCCTTAAAATCATTCAACACTTTAAGAGATGTCGTGCTTttgatgtgtgcgtgtgtataaaGAGGTGTAAAAGGTAACTTTTGCCATGCTTAGCTTTAATTTATAGTCACCTTTAACAGTAGCATTCCTGTCTTTCCTAAAGGGCACCACTGTAtagcaaaaaacaaacaaacaaatgtgtcTAGTATAAATGTCCATGTTGTCACAATGACTGAGAGCTGATCTGTCCACACTGCTCGTGTCTTCCCTAGCTGTGCGTTTTGGCCGCATCCCCAAGAGAGAAAAGCAGCGACTTCTGGATGAGATGCAGAGCTACATGAACAGCCTAAATGAGTCAGCTGCCGTGGACGTGGACTCACCCTCAGCGAGGAACACTCCCAGCACCCCAGAAGATGGCAACTCAAAAGAGGCCATTGGCGCCATCTCCAGAGCCTACCGTGACATCTTCACTAGCAGCAACAGCCAAGGGAGAGCAGCCGAGAGGGCTAACATCACCACCAACAATAACACGTCTACCTTTTCTCAGGATGCCAGTTTTACCCAAGTCTCCTCTCTCCCCACCTCCGCCCAAAGTTATCAGTCTTGCCCTGTTGCGGCTGCCACTCTATGCCCAGCTACCCCTAACGACAAACAACCTACGTTTCACAATGTGGACAACAATCGTTACACCTACTTAGTGTCAACAAATCAGAATCATGATCAGTCTAACAGTACAACCTCTCAAAGGGGCAGCTCTGCCAATAATAACAGTTTTCACAATGCAGGAAGTACCCAAAATCAGCCCTCCTGCCCATGGAAATTAGCTTCAGGAGCTAAAGTGCTGGTAAGTTTAGGAAGCATACTAAATTAGATCAAGACTCTTGTGATACATCTTGTCTGACAAACAACTTAtgattctttctgtctttctctaagGCCTGTCCTCTCAATGCGTGGCCTGTGTCAGGGGCAGAGCGCACGAGTCAGGAGATATGGGAATCCTTCTCACAGTGTTTCACTCCTGCTGTCAAGGAAGTGGTAGAGTTTGCCAAGGGCATCCCAGGATTTCAAGAGCTTAGCCAACAAGACCAGGTCATGTTGCTCAAATCAGGCACCTTCCAGGTAATGACATACATTTcagatgatttatttaaaatatgtgaCTCCTTCTTTGTGAGTCCAAATGTATTATTGATGCAAGTATTTGTCTCAAACTCTTTTTGTTCCTctattttttctctgttttgtgtgtgttaaggTTCTGATGGTGAGGTTCTGCACCTTGTTCAATGCTGAGGAGCGTACAGTGACCTTCCTGAATGGCCAAACTTACCCCCTGTCCACCCTGCAAGCTTTGGGCATGGGCTCTCTGCTGGACGCGATGTTTGAGTTCAGTGAGAAGTTGAGCTCCCTGGGGCTAGAGCCTGATGAAATGGCACTCTTTATGGCTGTGGTTCTAGTCTCTGCAGGTGAGAAAAAGGCACTATTtactagtgatggtcaaatgaagcttcatgaaccattttctttattttctgagctcactagatggtgctctctgttcaaagaaaaaggttaaaggaatggcaattcagtgtgttttcaaccctttgttgaagagAGAgccccatctagtgggctcagaaaaaaagagaaaatggttCACGAAGCTTCACTTGGCCATCACTACTATTTATTTCACGAGTAGGAAAACAGTGAGTGACAAAAGCTGGTAATGAACCAATAATGCAGTAACTGTGTCTGTCAACCATTCACACTGGCATCCCTCTATGCTCCTCAGATGGTTCTGGCATCTCTAACATGCGGGCTGTGGAGCAGCTACAAGAGGGTCTGATCCGTGCCCTACGGTCACTGATTACTCGCCGTCGCCCAGATGACAGCACCCTCTTCCCCAAACTCCTCCTGCGCCTGCCAGACCTGTGCACCCTCAACAACATGCACTCCGACAAACTGTTGGCCTTTCGCATTGACCCTTGAGCAGGCCGCTTGTTCACAGGGACACAAACTGTTTTACAGAATACGGGGTCCACCACACACACGTGCACTGATTTTATCTACTAAGGACAGGACTTCCTTGAAAATTGAGAAACAAGGAATTGTGCAATCTAAGGGGTGGTTTTCAAAAGGATAAATGAGGGCAGTAGCGGACATATATTTGACTCACTATTGATCTTAATGCTATGTTTTGGGACAAATAACACACAAACTCATGTATACACATAAACCTCAACAACTCTTGAGACATTATTCCAGTATTATCATATAGATTTAGTATTACC
The genomic region above belongs to Sander lucioperca isolate FBNREF2018 chromosome 12, SLUC_FBN_1.2, whole genome shotgun sequence and contains:
- the nr1d4a gene encoding nuclear receptor subfamily 1, group D, member 4a isoform X1; the protein is MHVRQRSGVVLLADAGHGARESRLLLERRKQQTPQTRVILYAGSSGSSSPSPGSPGSPSSGYQTQSPSSHSQPSSPEEGAFTEIGALKCRAAGCTTSSSKLIFQFPEVYSAPPVAATPQHTYAHPIAGKRPCGFTGTFTKTGGMVLLCKVCGDIASGFHYGVHACEGCKGFFRRSIQQNINYKMCVKNENCLIMRMNRNRCQHCRFKKCLSVGMSRDAVRFGRIPKREKQRLLDEMQSYMNSLNESAAVDVDSPSARNTPSTPEDGNSKEAIGAISRAYRDIFTSSNSQGRAAERANITTNNNTSTFSQDASFTQVSSLPTSAQSYQSCPVAAATLCPATPNDKQPTFHNVDNNRYTYLVSTNQNHDQSNSTTSQRGSSANNNSFHNAGSTQNQPSCPWKLASGAKVLACPLNAWPVSGAERTSQEIWESFSQCFTPAVKEVVEFAKGIPGFQELSQQDQVMLLKSGTFQVLMVRFCTLFNAEERTVTFLNGQTYPLSTLQALGMGSLLDAMFEFSEKLSSLGLEPDEMALFMAVVLVSADGSGISNMRAVEQLQEGLIRALRSLITRRRPDDSTLFPKLLLRLPDLCTLNNMHSDKLLAFRIDP
- the nr1d4a gene encoding nuclear receptor subfamily 1, group D, member 4a isoform X2, with amino-acid sequence MDNSPGGGVILYAGSSGSSSPSPGSPGSPSSGYQTQSPSSHSQPSSPEEGAFTEIGALKCRAAGCTTSSSKLIFQFPEVYSAPPVAATPQHTYAHPIAGKRPCGFTGTFTKTGGMVLLCKVCGDIASGFHYGVHACEGCKGFFRRSIQQNINYKMCVKNENCLIMRMNRNRCQHCRFKKCLSVGMSRDAVRFGRIPKREKQRLLDEMQSYMNSLNESAAVDVDSPSARNTPSTPEDGNSKEAIGAISRAYRDIFTSSNSQGRAAERANITTNNNTSTFSQDASFTQVSSLPTSAQSYQSCPVAAATLCPATPNDKQPTFHNVDNNRYTYLVSTNQNHDQSNSTTSQRGSSANNNSFHNAGSTQNQPSCPWKLASGAKVLACPLNAWPVSGAERTSQEIWESFSQCFTPAVKEVVEFAKGIPGFQELSQQDQVMLLKSGTFQVLMVRFCTLFNAEERTVTFLNGQTYPLSTLQALGMGSLLDAMFEFSEKLSSLGLEPDEMALFMAVVLVSADGSGISNMRAVEQLQEGLIRALRSLITRRRPDDSTLFPKLLLRLPDLCTLNNMHSDKLLAFRIDP